The following DNA comes from Euryarchaeota archaeon.
AATGGTTGCGCTTGAACCCTGGTTACAACAAAGCCGCGCCTTAAATGCGAAAAGGTAATGGTGCCCGGCAAGCTGCGCCAAGCGTGGCCGTCTTCACGGACGTCGTCTTCTGGCTCGGCATTTCGGCCGTGGGCCTCTTGCTTCTCAATGAGGGCGCCAAATTCATCACGGATTACGCGACGCTCTTCTCGAAGAAGACCGGGCAATCCATGTTCATCGTCGGGATGTTCCTAGTCTCTGGCTTGTCCGTTCTTCCAGAGATCCTTGTCTCCCTCTTGGCCCTGCGGGACGGAAACAACGATTTGGCGATGGCAAACGCCTTGGTGAGCAACATAGTGACCATCAGTTTCCTCGTGGGCGTTTCGGCGGTGTTGTCGCCCTTGCGTGTGAGTCGCGAGGTGATCTTGCGCGACGCCGTTTTCCTTCTCACATTCACCTTCATCGCGACGGCGTTGCTACTAGACGGCGATCTGACCAGGTTCGACGGCATAGTTCTCCTTGTGATGTTCGTTCCATACGTGGTCAACCTGCTCACCGCCAGGCAGACGGTGCCAGCGGAGGAACTGCGGTTGACGCTTCGCGATATCGAAGTGGAGTTGAAGGTGATGGGCAGGCTCTTTGACCGCCGCATAACGCTACGGGTCGGGCCCCAGTGGTTCGTCGTTGGCCTGGCACTCGCGTTCATAGGCGCGGAGGTCGTGATCCGTGGAGGAGTCACGACCGCGACCCTCCTCGGGATTTCGCCATGGTTCATCGGCGCGACCCTCTTCGCGATCGGTACGAGCCTTCCCGACATGGCCGCCGTGTACCATTCGACCACGCGCGGCCACGCTGACATGGCGCTGGGTCTCGGAATCGGGGCGAACATCTTCAGCATCATCCTCAACCTCGGCCTCATGGGAGTGGTGTATCCGTCGAGTTACGACCTCACGCGGCTCGTGCCGGCGCTGGCATTCATGGTGCTTTCGACGATCCTTCTCGTCTGGTTCATGATAACGGGCGCGAAGGTGTCGAGGCGGGAGGGTACTGTGCTCGTTTCCCTCTTCTTCGTCTACCTCGTCGTCGATTACGTGTATTCAACCTATTTTCCCCACTTCTTTTAAGTGGACGGGCCGGAACTTGACCAAAGGTTAAAGGCGAAGGGCGTCTACTCGCGACGGCTCCGCCAAGATGGTGGCGGTGAAACTCGTGAACCTCCGATGCGGATCCTGGTGTTTGACGGTTATGTCGATGAACCCGCCTGCCTAGGGGTCCCGCCGTACCTCTCTCCACACGCCCGTTACGTGAACGGCGTCGCCAAGGAGCTCGGCCACGATTGCGATTACATCACCATCGACGAATGGCGGCAGCGTAGCCCACGCCGGGAACTCATCGACAAGGCCGACCTCATGGTGATGGTCTCTGGCGCCATGGTGCCGGGGAAGTACCTTCGCGCGACGCCGATGTCGTACCGGGAAGCGACCGACGTTGCTTCGCACTTCCGGGGCGACGTCATCCTCGCCGGCGCGTCGGCGCTTTACGGTTTCGGCCGCGGGGGCGGGAAAGAGACCGTCGGCAAGGAGGTGTTGAAGAGCGTCTTCACCCACGTCGCCCGGTTGGACGCGGACGCGCTACTCTACGATCTTTTGGACTCCGGCCACGCGACGCAACGACGCCGGACGCACGAAGAATGGCGGCGATGGTCGATACTCGGCGCTCCCATCGCAAGGCAGGCGCCCGACTATCCGAACCCGCTCATCGCCGAGATAGACACCTACAAGGGTTGCGTCCGTTACATCAGCGGCGGCTGCTCTTTTTGCATGGAACCGAAGGAAGGCAAGCCCCTCTTTCGCCCGATAATCGACGTCATCGACGAATGCGGGGCGCTCCATGATGCCGGTGTCGTGAACCTGCGCATCGGCGGCCAAGCATGTTTCTTCTCGTATCACTCCGAAGGCGTCGGAAAGACGCAGACGCCGAAGTTGAACCCCGGCGCAATCAGGGAACTCCTCGCTGGCATCCGTGAGCGTTGCCCACGTCTCCAAGTCCTCTGCATCGACAACGTGGACCCCGCCATCATGGCCGCGCATCCGAAGGAGGCGTTCGAGATAGCGAAGGTCGTAGGCGAGTATTGCACCGCCGGGAACATCGCGGCCTTCGGCCTTGAGACCGCGGACCCGGCCGTGAAGGAAGCGAACAATCTGAACGCCAGCGTCGAGGAAGTGATGACCGCCATCCGTATCCTCAACGAGGCCTCGGGAGAGCGTGGTGCCAACGGTATGCCGAAGTTCCTCCCCGGCATCAATTTCCTTGCCGGGCTTGCCGGCGAGACGCCGAAGACCTTCGAATTGAACCTTGGTTTCCTGAAGTCCCTCATGAAAGACGGACTCGTCGTGCGCCGCATCAACATCCGCAAGGTCTTGACGTTCACCGGCGAAGCGGACACGCACGACCGCGAGTACCATGCCTTCAAGGCCCGTGTCCGCGATGAGATCGACCACGAGATGTTGAAGCGCGTCGTCCCGGTCGGGACCGTGCTCAAGGACGTCTTCATGGAGGTGCGCGACGGCGGGTACACGTTCGGCCGGCAGATCGGCACCTATCCACTCCTCGTCGGTCTCGAATACCCCGTCGAGTTGAACCGGTTCACGGACATATTGGTGACCGACCACGGACAGCGGTCCATAACGGGCATCTCGATCCCCGTCGCCGTGAACAAGGCGTCCATACGCGAATTGTCGGCGCTTCCCGGGGTCGGTAAGAAACGCGCGACGCGTCTCGTGGTGAAGCGCCCGTTCGGCTCGCTCCAGGAGATGTACTCGGCGCTCGACGAACCGGAAGCGCTTCGACCCGTGGAGAGATACTTGAGCCTCGATTAGGTGCAGAATGGGAACGATAGACGAGCAAGCGCTTTCAAGGACCGGTGACGACGCCCGACGACCGTCAATCACGATAATCGGCACGGGCCACGTCTTCGATCTCAAGGACCGGCTCACCTACGAGATCAGCATCCGACAGCCGCACCTCGTGGCTCTCGAACTCGACCAGCGTCGTTTCGAAGCGCTCACCTCGAAGAAGGACGAGGTATCGAAGCGCGACGCACCCCTCACGTACCGCCTGCTGGCGGACTTCCAGGAGAGGCTCGCGAAGGGGTTCGGAACGACCGTCGGGGGCGAGATGGTCGCCGCCGCCGAGACCGCGAAAACGATCGGCGCGGCCGTCGCGCTCATCGACGCCGATGCGCAGGTCGTGTTCCAACGCTTGTGGAAGTCGATGGGTTTCATGGAACGCATGCGCCTCTTCTTCTCTATCTTCGCCGGGATATTCACGACGCGAAAACAGGTGGAATCGCAAGTAGAACAACTGGAAGACGATGCCGAGGGTGTCATCGAAGAGGTGGGGAAGGAGTTCCCGACGGTGAAGCGCGTCCTCATCGACGACAGGAACCGTCACATGGCCCACGCGCTACGGAAGCTCTCGATGGAGTACGAACGCATAGTCGCCGTGGTGGGCGACGGCCACGTCGCGGGCCTCAAGGCGGAACTCGAACGCGAGGGATTGACGGCGGACGTGGTGAGGCTTAAGCAGTTGAGACGGCCCGCGGGAGGGACGGTGACGGTGAGCTATTCCGTTGGCGCGAAGAATTGGGAGAAATGACGCCGAATCATGCGAAGCGACGTACAATATAGGGCACTCACCGCAGTTCTTCCAGACTATCCTTCACATCCGTAAGCAGTTCATTCGCCCTCTTCACGTGCTTCAACTTCTCCACCGGCGTCGCCGCTTCCCTTGCCCATTGGAGTAGCGTCGCGACGTCGTCGAGGTTCCTGTTCACGGTCATCGAAAGCGCGTCGTCGAACAGCTTCTCGTGGGGCGAAGGGAGGGTCCTAGGGGGCGGCGCATCGCCGCGGGGCGGCTGCTTGATATCAAGTGTCTGAGCGTCCTTGACGACCTCGAATGCCGGCTCATCGGCTTCGTTTGCCGCGGCCTCTTGACTTTTCAACCTTGCCGCGATCTTCTTGGGGGTCTCGATCATCGTATCGCCCTCAGGTCGTTCTTGTCCTCAAGGTCGAAATCGTCCGGGATGTCGTCGAGACCGAACGCCGCGAGGACGTTCGTCGAGTCGACTGCCCAGTACATGACGCTGTCCTTGTTCGCGCTGTGCCCCTTTTGCGATGCGTCCTCATGGACGACCAGAATCGACGTCGCGATGTTCATAAGGCCCGGAACGCCTCGGGCACGGTGTTTGGTGAAGGCACGTTTGAGAAGGCGGTCCTCGGGGGCTTGCGTGAAAGTGGGCGGGGACCTAGGCTGAGTAAGACGTGATTCACAACAAATCCGAAACCGCGGATGATTGTTTTTCGTGTTCATAGGCCGTCTCACAATCGGT
Coding sequences within:
- a CDS encoding sodium:calcium antiporter; its protein translation is MAVFTDVVFWLGISAVGLLLLNEGAKFITDYATLFSKKTGQSMFIVGMFLVSGLSVLPEILVSLLALRDGNNDLAMANALVSNIVTISFLVGVSAVLSPLRVSREVILRDAVFLLTFTFIATALLLDGDLTRFDGIVLLVMFVPYVVNLLTARQTVPAEELRLTLRDIEVELKVMGRLFDRRITLRVGPQWFVVGLALAFIGAEVVIRGGVTTATLLGISPWFIGATLFAIGTSLPDMAAVYHSTTRGHADMALGLGIGANIFSIILNLGLMGVVYPSSYDLTRLVPALAFMVLSTILLVWFMITGAKVSRREGTVLVSLFFVYLVVDYVYSTYFPHFF
- a CDS encoding radical SAM protein; this translates as MRILVFDGYVDEPACLGVPPYLSPHARYVNGVAKELGHDCDYITIDEWRQRSPRRELIDKADLMVMVSGAMVPGKYLRATPMSYREATDVASHFRGDVILAGASALYGFGRGGGKETVGKEVLKSVFTHVARLDADALLYDLLDSGHATQRRRTHEEWRRWSILGAPIARQAPDYPNPLIAEIDTYKGCVRYISGGCSFCMEPKEGKPLFRPIIDVIDECGALHDAGVVNLRIGGQACFFSYHSEGVGKTQTPKLNPGAIRELLAGIRERCPRLQVLCIDNVDPAIMAAHPKEAFEIAKVVGEYCTAGNIAAFGLETADPAVKEANNLNASVEEVMTAIRILNEASGERGANGMPKFLPGINFLAGLAGETPKTFELNLGFLKSLMKDGLVVRRINIRKVLTFTGEADTHDREYHAFKARVRDEIDHEMLKRVVPVGTVLKDVFMEVRDGGYTFGRQIGTYPLLVGLEYPVELNRFTDILVTDHGQRSITGISIPVAVNKASIRELSALPGVGKKRATRLVVKRPFGSLQEMYSALDEPEALRPVERYLSLD
- a CDS encoding TraB/GumN family protein encodes the protein MGTIDEQALSRTGDDARRPSITIIGTGHVFDLKDRLTYEISIRQPHLVALELDQRRFEALTSKKDEVSKRDAPLTYRLLADFQERLAKGFGTTVGGEMVAAAETAKTIGAAVALIDADAQVVFQRLWKSMGFMERMRLFFSIFAGIFTTRKQVESQVEQLEDDAEGVIEEVGKEFPTVKRVLIDDRNRHMAHALRKLSMEYERIVAVVGDGHVAGLKAELEREGLTADVVRLKQLRRPAGGTVTVSYSVGAKNWEK